The Immundisolibacter sp. genome contains the following window.
CGGGCTCGCGTTTGTATTCGGTAAACTGATACAGGGCATGACTGGTCGCGGCAACGGCAGCACGCACACGCCAGGCCTCGTCACGCCCGGCGACGGCAAGCTCAGTAAGGTAGAAAGCGGCGTCGGCAGCGTGCAACTTGCCGAGCGCCGCCGCCGCCGCGGCGACGACACGCTGATAAGCCCCTTCGTCAATCTCGCCAGACTTACCGCAACCGACCAACAGCACGCGCTGTGCCGCCACGCCCTGCAGTGCCCGCAACATCAAGGTATCGCCAGGCTTGCCGCTGATGTCACCGGCCTTGGCAGCGGCCGTGATGGCGCCGCCACTGGCCTGGTCGAGCTGCTTCGCGGAAGGCGTCAGCGCGTGCGAGGCGTAAACGCCTACGACAACGCAGCCACGTGGCTCCTGCGATGCCGGCAGGCGGGTAAGTTCAAACTGCATGGGAATGCGGCTCCGCGACAGGAAGTGAGGTCATTCTAGCAGCGGCTGGCGGGCGTTCAGGATCGACCACCCGATGCGGCCAACAGTGCTCGGTAACCTTCCCGAAAGCCTGGATACAAAAAGCGAAAGCCGCTTGCCAACAACCGCACATTGCGACAACGTCGGTTCACGGCGGGCGGGGGCAACTCGACCATCGGCGGCGCCGGCAAGCGCAGCCACTCGGCGAGCTCGCACAGCAGGCGGCCATGGTCGGTTGGTTCACTGTCCACCCCCAGGTACAAGGGCGCCGGATCGGCCAGGCCCAGCAGATGCGCCACAGCGCGCGCCGCGTCGTCGCGGTGGATGCGGTTGCTCCAGCGCGCAGGTCCCGCCGCCCGGCTTGCTCGCCCCTCGCGCAGACTGCGCAGCAGCGGGCCTTCGCCACTGCCATACAGACCAGCCAGGCGCAGCACCAGGCCCGGCAAACCAGACCGGCGCAGCATGGCCTCCGCTGCCAGCAGGCTTGCGGTCTGCGGGTCACGGGCACCGACCGGCGAGTCCTCATCCACCCAGCCGCCGTCGTTCTGTGCGTAGCCGCGTGTGCTGGTCACCAGCAGTACGCGCTGCGGCGGCTCTGACATGGCCGCGAGCGCCGTCAGCAGGTTGCCCCAGGCGGTTTCGTAAACCGCGTGGTAAGCGGCCGGATCACCGCCATCGGGCGCGGCGCAAAACACGACTTGCGTGAAGGCCGGCAGGTCAGGCACGCCTGCGGCGAGGTCAACCGCCATGAGCTCAACACCTGCGGGCACAGTTTCCACGTGCCTGCGCAGGCCCACCACGTGCCTGCCCTGCCCTGTCAGCAGTCGACCGATGCGCTGGCCCAGATCGCCGTAACCGGCGATCAGCACGCTCAGGGTGTCGCAATCCGAATGACTCACAGCCAGCCACCGGTCCCGCGATGCCGTGCCCTGAGGTCAGTATCGTAAGGCTGAGTTACCCTTGTCGCTGGAAGGCGTGCACGGAACGCCGCGGTCCGGCCCACATGGGTCGACGACCGGCACGAACCGCATCCTTCCTGCCGATTACCGCACGACACGCGCGGCACCCTCGAATCATCAACCACGTGAGGAGCGTTCCATGAAGCTGTATTACTTTCCCGGCGCCTGTTCGATGGCGGCGCACATCGCACTGCGCGAAACAGGCCTGAATTTCGACCTTGAGAAAGTCGATCTCATGGGCGGCGGCAAGACTGACACCGGTGCCGATTTCTCCAGCATCAATCCCAAGGGATACGTGCCGGCACTGAAGCTGGACAACGGCCAGGTGCTGACCGAGGTCGGCGTGGTGTTGCAGTACATCGCCGATCAGAAACCAGCCAGCGGCCTGGCGCCGGCCGCAGGCACGCTGGAGCGCTACCGGCTCATGGAGATGCTGAACTTCATCTCCACCGAGTTGCACAAGAACTTTACCCCGCTGTTCAACCCGGCGGCCAGCGCGGAAGCGAAGGAGAACGCCTCCGCCAACATCACCAAGCGCATGGCCTACCTGAACGAGCAGCTGGCCGGCAAGCAGTACCTGTTGGGTGACACCTTCACGGTGGCGGATGCCTACTTCGGAACCGTCCTGGGCTGGTGCCAGTTCGTCAAATTCGACACCTCCGCCTGGCAGAACATCGGCGCCTACGCCGGCCGCGTGATGAGCCGACCGACGGTGCAGGCCACGATGCAAGCCGAAGGCCTGACCGGCTAAGCGCTCTGCCGCTTGGCCTCGCCGGGCTGACACGAACCGGACCTGCCCCATGGCGGGTCCGGTTTTTTTGTCTTGGCAACTGAGCCAGGCAAGCGCGGCATAGATCCGCGATTCCGTAGAGGCTCAGATTCCGGCAGCAGGGCTCGCCCAGCACCGCCTGTCTCACACGTCGCCATCACCTGTCGGCGACCGTGCGCAAGGTGCCGGTGTACGTCACGAATCAGACGCCCCAAACGCAGGGCTCTGAGGCAGCCGTTAGCCTTGACGACCGGCTAGCAACAGCCAGGGCCGCCATCGGCAGGTTTATGCAGCCTGTTAGAATGGCACCGGACGCCGGTACCGGCCCGTCCACTCCCCCCGCCATTCTCCGCGCAGGAATCGGTTTTGCGTTCACTGCTTCAGACCCTGGTTGCCGAGGCCCTCACGCGGCTACAGCAGGAAGGCGTGTTGCCCGCGCCGCTGGCCGTCACCCAGGTGCACATTGAGCGTGCCCGCGACAAGACCCACGGTGACTTCGCCAGCAACGTGGCGATGACGCTCGCCAAAGCCGCGGGCAGCCCGCCACGGGCGCTGGCCGAGCGCATCGTCGCCGCCTTGCCGGCAGCGGACGCGGTGCTGCGGGTGGCCATCGCCGGACCGGGCTTCATCAATTTTTTCATGCATCCGACTGCTCAGCTCGGCTGCCTGCTCGACATCCTGGCCGCCGGTAATGCCTATGGCTGTAGCCCGGTTGGCGCCGGGCAGCGGGTGCAGGTGGAATTCGTGTCAGCCAACCCGACCGGTCCGCTGCATGTCGGCCACGGTCGTGGCGCCGCCTACGGCTCCAGTCTCGCCAACCTGCTGGAAGCCGCCGGCTTCCAGGTGGAACGCGAGTACTACGTGAACGATGCCGGGCGGCAGATGGACATCCTGGCGATCAGCGTTTGGCTGCGTTATCTGGAATTCCTGGGCGAACAACTGCCGTTCCCGGCCGGTGCGTATCGCGGCGATTACGTACGCGCCATCGCCACCACGCTGGAACAACACGTCAGCGACGGGTTTCAGAGGTCTGCAG
Protein-coding sequences here:
- the gstA gene encoding glutathione transferase GstA, translating into MKLYYFPGACSMAAHIALRETGLNFDLEKVDLMGGGKTDTGADFSSINPKGYVPALKLDNGQVLTEVGVVLQYIADQKPASGLAPAAGTLERYRLMEMLNFISTELHKNFTPLFNPAASAEAKENASANITKRMAYLNEQLAGKQYLLGDTFTVADAYFGTVLGWCQFVKFDTSAWQNIGAYAGRVMSRPTVQATMQAEGLTG
- a CDS encoding SDR family NAD(P)-dependent oxidoreductase → MSHSDCDTLSVLIAGYGDLGQRIGRLLTGQGRHVVGLRRHVETVPAGVELMAVDLAAGVPDLPAFTQVVFCAAPDGGDPAAYHAVYETAWGNLLTALAAMSEPPQRVLLVTSTRGYAQNDGGWVDEDSPVGARDPQTASLLAAEAMLRRSGLPGLVLRLAGLYGSGEGPLLRSLREGRASRAAGPARWSNRIHRDDAARAVAHLLGLADPAPLYLGVDSEPTDHGRLLCELAEWLRLPAPPMVELPPPAVNRRCRNVRLLASGFRFLYPGFREGYRALLAASGGRS